A part of Micromonospora chersina genomic DNA contains:
- a CDS encoding PadR family transcriptional regulator: MSVPMTLLGLLEREPSHGYDLKRDYDAFFSRGKPLPFGQVYATLSRLARDGKIVIGEVEPGEGPERKRYVITERGATEVESWLTEPVAAEPNLQTVLFTKVVLALMLGRPAEDYLDRQRAAHLVRMKELTDIKRSGTLVDAMLADHGLFHLEADLHWIDTTVARLDALAKAVRK; the protein is encoded by the coding sequence ATGAGCGTTCCCATGACCCTCCTTGGCCTGCTCGAACGGGAGCCCAGCCACGGCTACGACCTCAAGCGCGACTACGACGCCTTCTTCAGCCGGGGAAAGCCGCTGCCGTTCGGCCAGGTCTACGCGACCCTGAGCCGGCTCGCCCGCGACGGCAAGATCGTGATCGGCGAGGTCGAGCCGGGCGAGGGCCCCGAGCGCAAGCGCTACGTCATCACCGAACGCGGGGCCACGGAGGTCGAGTCGTGGCTCACCGAGCCCGTCGCGGCCGAGCCCAACCTCCAGACGGTCCTGTTCACCAAGGTGGTGCTGGCGCTGATGCTCGGCCGCCCCGCTGAGGACTACCTCGACCGCCAGCGTGCGGCCCACCTGGTGCGCATGAAGGAACTCACCGACATCAAGCGCTCCGGCACGCTTGTCGACGCCATGCTCGCCGACCACGGCCTGTTCCACCTGGAGGCCGACCTGCACTGGATCGACACCACCGTCGCCCGGCTGGACGCCCTCGCCAAGGCGGTGCGGAAGTGA
- a CDS encoding PPOX class F420-dependent oxidoreductase — protein MRALVRGTVALLGVASLVVGVWALARADSFSSAVGFPPHEHFVHDVGAFQLGIGATLLLALIWADALAVALAGYVVGAAAHTVSHVVDADLGGSAAQTWLVGLSALLALAALAARLRQLGWVVGYVDSAPAPAWAPLVRQKTVVLTTFKRDGTRVPTAVSVAVAGERAYVRSFEKAWKTRRIRNNPHVTLAPSTALGKPTGEAVAAVARRLSGAEYRAASRALVRKHPLLHGVLVPLTHRLGRARTGRTVHFALVPSATAGQPMAADADADTASAH, from the coding sequence GCTGCTCGGCGTGGCCTCGCTGGTCGTCGGGGTGTGGGCGCTGGCCCGGGCGGACTCGTTCAGCTCGGCGGTGGGGTTCCCGCCGCACGAGCACTTCGTGCACGACGTCGGGGCGTTCCAGCTCGGCATCGGCGCCACCTTGCTGCTGGCGCTCATCTGGGCTGACGCCCTGGCGGTAGCCCTGGCCGGTTACGTCGTCGGCGCGGCGGCGCACACCGTGTCGCACGTGGTCGACGCCGACCTGGGCGGCAGCGCGGCCCAGACCTGGCTGGTCGGGCTGTCGGCGCTCCTGGCCCTGGCCGCGCTGGCGGCCCGGCTGCGCCAGCTCGGCTGGGTCGTCGGGTACGTCGACAGCGCCCCGGCCCCCGCGTGGGCCCCGCTGGTGCGCCAGAAGACCGTGGTGCTGACGACCTTCAAGCGGGACGGCACCCGGGTGCCGACGGCGGTGAGCGTCGCGGTGGCGGGGGAGCGGGCGTACGTGCGCAGCTTCGAGAAGGCGTGGAAGACCCGGCGGATCCGCAACAACCCGCACGTGACGCTGGCCCCGTCGACGGCCCTCGGCAAGCCGACCGGGGAGGCCGTGGCGGCGGTGGCGCGGCGGTTGAGCGGGGCGGAGTACCGGGCGGCCAGCCGGGCGCTGGTCCGCAAGCATCCGCTGCTACACGGGGTGCTGGTGCCGCTGACCCACCGGCTGGGCAGGGCCAGGACCGGCCGCACTGTCCATTTCGCACTGGTGCCGTCGGCCACCGCCGGCCAACCGATGGCCGCCGACGCCGACGCCGACACCGCGAGCGCGCACTGA